A genomic region of Cyprinus carpio isolate SPL01 chromosome B13, ASM1834038v1, whole genome shotgun sequence contains the following coding sequences:
- the LOC109062166 gene encoding broad substrate specificity ATP-binding cassette transporter ABCG2-like: protein MTEEGIMLDEVVLNAQPSTDKEETMPCFQTPGPTLTFHNLRYSIKERLGMFSMQWVEKDILKDVSGIMNPGMNAIMGPTGSGKTSLLDVIAGRKDPRGLKSGQVLVDNTIVTSDLRLCSAYVVQNDILMGTLTVRENLAFSANLRLSRKEYSSADKQMRVDSVIQELGLNDCADTKIGTMFLRGVSGGEKKRCSIGMELITAPSLLFLDEPTTGLDANTANSIMELLQKLSKKGKTVIFSIHQPRYSIFSQFDHLTLINKGEITYAGAANRAISYFEDLGYKCEPFNNPADFFLDVTNGTVLPQIHNNKSEKCSNSDEMVENDNPLAVIYRKSPNFLNVKDRLTHISDALDPEVTKGDRVGYATPFYYQLMLVSGRTIRNILRNPQTSYAQLFLNIFFGILVGLIYYQIPHTLPEALQNRTGAFFFLVINMVFGNLSAVELFISERVLFIHENSSGFYRTSVYFLSKVFADLLPNRILPVFIFSAIPYFMMGLKPDVEVFFLYCVTLSMVSLSAVSLAFLVSASVGSFAMANILIALPYVVMMVFGGFLVNLNSMLSWMSWLKWASIFRYGYNALAIIELKGQVFTSNYTSMTGDMYLDHQEIDYSLWGFWQNQVALTGIMCVCLILSYVQLRRINRWK, encoded by the exons ACAGAGGAAGGCATAATGCTGGATGAGGTGGTTCTGAACGCACAGCCGTCCACAGACAAAGAGGAGACAATGCCATGTTTCCAGACTCCGGGCCCCACTCTCACCTTCCATAATCTCCGCTACAGCATCAAGGAACGATTAGGAATGTTTAGTATGCAGTGGGTTGAAAAGGACATACTCAAAGATGTCAG TGGCATCATGAACCCAGGAATGAATGCGATTATGGGCCCTACTGGAAGTGGGAAGACATC GCTTCTGGATGTCATTGCAGGACGGAAAGATCCTAGGGGATTAAAATCAGGCCAGGTTCTAGTTGACAACACCattgtgacctctgacctcagactCTGCTCTGCTTATGTAGTTCAG AATGACATTCTGATGGGAACTCTGACCGTAAGAGAGAACTTGGCCTTCTCTGCCAATCTTCGCTTGTCACGCAAAGAGTATTCCTCAGCTGACAAACAGATGAGGGTCGACTCCGTCATCCAGGAGCTTGGCCTGAATGATTGCGCAGATACTAAG ATTGGGACAATGTTTTTGCGTGGTGTTTCTGGTGGAGAGAAGAAGAGGTGCAGCATCGGGATGGAGCTCATCACGGCCCCCTCCCTCCTGTTCCTGGATGAGCCCACCACAGGCCTGGATGCCAACACTGCCAACTCCATCATGGAACTGCTGCAGAA GCTCTCCAAAAAGGGTAAGACTGTCATCTTCTCCATTCACCAGCCGCGCTACTCCATCTTCAGCCAGTTTGACCACCTCACACTCATAAATAAAGGAGAAATCACCTACGCAGGGGCCGCCAACAGAGCCATTAGCTACTTTGAGGACTTGG GTTACAAGTGTGAGCCATTCAACAACCCGGCAGACTTCTTCCTGGATGTCACGAATGGAACAGTCCTTCCTCAAATACACAACAATAAATCAG agaAGTGTAGCAACAGCGATGAGATGGTGGAGAATGATAACCCTCTGGCGGTGATTTACAGAAAGTCCCCTAATTTCCTCAATGTAAAAGACAGACTCACTCATATTTCAGATGCGCTTGACCCTGAGGTCACTAAAGGTGACAGGGTTGGGTACGCCACACCTTTCTATTACCAG CTCATGTTGGTGAGTGGCCGCACCATCAGAAACATCTTGAGGAATCCTCAGACGTCTTATGCCCAACTGTTCCTCAACATTTTCTTTGGTATTTTAGTGGGACTTATCTACTACCAGATCCCACACACTTTACCAGAGGCTCTACAGAACAG AACGGGAGCTTTCTTTTTCCTAGTCATTAACATGGTGTTTGGCAATCTGTCCGCGGTGGAGCTCTTCATCAGTGAGAGAGTGCTCTTCAT CCATGAGAACTCGAGTGGTTTCTACCGCACCTCTGTCTACTTCCTGTCCAAAGTGTTTGCTGACCTCCTACCAAACCGCATCCTCCCCGTCTTCATCTTTTCTGCCATCCCATACTTCATGATGG GCCTGAAGCCTGATGTGGAGGTGTTCTTCCTGTACTGTGTGACCCTGAGTATGGTCAGTCTGTCAGCGGTGAGCTTGGCCTTCCTGGTCAGCGCTAGTGTGGGCTCCTTCGCTATGGCTAACATCCTCATCGCACTGCCTTATGTGGTAATGATG GTGTTTGGGGGTTTCCTAGTAAACCTGAATTCGATGCTGAGCTGGATGTCCTGGCTGAAGTGGGCCAGTATATTCCGATATGGCTACAAC GCACTTGCCATCATCGAGCTAAAAGGTCAAGTCTTTACCAGTAACTACACCAG CATGACAGGTGACATGTATCTGGATCATCAAGAGATCGACTACAGCCTTTGGGGCTTCTGGCAGAACCAGGTAGCACTGACAGGCATTATGTGCGTGTGTCTGATTCTTTCTTATGTGCAGCTGCGTCGGATCAATCGCTGGAAGTGA